In one window of Paraflavitalea soli DNA:
- a CDS encoding DUF4241 domain-containing protein, with the protein MSYDQPRLGVAEAVLEEADTSKPVVTTSFQGTTLPPVFEAAFIAGTKVLQGEMAYTFYKYDVGSIKIESGKIIAGDPIVMHDASPFTELFPIGRFPVHLALAKTKDDERVAFSRIVFSENPIVRWEYALKKGQRPISIKDTSIYCYGVDAGIGLFIDSVANYYFNQKKASDWEAVFIEDEKLIRRGYMHEFEGHNLATFTTGYGDGCYATYIGFDKGGRACQLLTDFGLVAWWRL; encoded by the coding sequence ATGAGTTATGATCAACCACGACTTGGGGTGGCGGAGGCTGTACTGGAGGAAGCTGACACCTCCAAGCCTGTGGTCACCACTTCTTTTCAGGGAACCACGCTCCCGCCCGTTTTTGAGGCGGCGTTTATAGCGGGCACCAAGGTATTGCAAGGAGAAATGGCCTACACTTTTTACAAATACGATGTTGGTAGTATTAAAATTGAAAGTGGAAAGATCATTGCGGGGGACCCTATTGTGATGCATGATGCCTCGCCCTTTACGGAGCTGTTTCCCATTGGTCGTTTTCCCGTTCATCTGGCGCTGGCTAAAACCAAAGATGATGAAAGGGTTGCTTTCAGCAGGATCGTTTTTTCTGAAAACCCCATTGTGCGTTGGGAGTATGCTTTAAAGAAAGGACAAAGGCCCATTTCGATCAAGGATACCAGTATTTATTGCTATGGCGTAGATGCGGGCATTGGCCTGTTCATAGACTCAGTCGCCAATTACTATTTCAATCAAAAGAAGGCATCTGACTGGGAGGCGGTTTTTATTGAAGACGAAAAATTGATTCGCCGGGGTTATATGCACGAGTTTGAAGGGCATAACCTGGCTACTTTTACCACGGGCTATGGAGATGGGTGTTATGCCACTTATATTGGTTTTGATAAGGGTGGACGTGCATGTCAGCTATTGACTGACTTTGGACTGGTTGCCTGGTGGAGGCTTTAA
- a CDS encoding DUF3592 domain-containing protein has protein sequence MIILPIFGAVFMLIPLVFLFKWRKMNNTGIRTEGTIVEFQRRKNARSAFPVVTFQTIGNISITKVPDFSSFPTKVKVGDKVSIIYNPDDPNDFIVESGPGRSIAFLLIGLALIIIWGALKWKQIEF, from the coding sequence ATGATCATCCTCCCCATATTTGGAGCCGTCTTCATGCTGATTCCACTCGTCTTTCTGTTCAAATGGCGGAAGATGAACAATACCGGCATCAGGACCGAAGGAACGATCGTTGAATTTCAGCGCAGAAAGAATGCACGATCTGCCTTTCCCGTAGTCACCTTTCAGACCATCGGCAATATATCCATTACAAAAGTGCCCGATTTCTCTTCTTTTCCCACCAAGGTCAAAGTAGGGGATAAGGTCAGCATCATTTACAATCCAGACGATCCCAATGATTTTATAGTGGAAAGTGGCCCCGGTCGCAGCATAGCTTTCCTCCTCATCGGCCTCGCCCTCATCATTATTTGGGGAGCCTTGAAATGGAAACAAATAGAATTTTAA
- a CDS encoding chloride channel protein: MSVLHKLRHYVKKYFDRISNERLKTNLLQALPFWFAALIAGLVAVFYAKLFSWAEDITHYILLHGKVFLFIITPACFLIAWWLVHRFAPFAAGSGIPQVMASIELATPKHHDKVDKLLSLKIICIKILSSLLMVAGGGIVGREGPTIQISASIFRTINRWLPAWWPKISKRNMIMTGAAAGLAAAFNTPLGGIVFAVEELTKTHISYFKTALFSAIIIAGLTAQALLGPYLYLGFPDVDSQTYTILFWVILVAIITGLLGSIMSKIIVAIIRWKSTFTRQRQTILYLLACGLLVATAGYFMHASAIGSGKEIMTQTLFTGDKQVPWYLPLMRIEGLIASFTSGAAGGVFAPSLSAGASIGSMVSGWHTFSPQDTNILILAGMAGFLTGVTRTPFTSAILVLEMTNRHSIIFHLMLAGMIASLAALIIDRHSFYDHLKINYLKKVLHEEAPANSSSTDPHKPREQEAS, encoded by the coding sequence ATGTCCGTCCTCCATAAATTACGCCACTACGTCAAAAAGTATTTTGACCGCATCAGCAATGAACGGCTCAAGACAAACCTCCTGCAGGCATTGCCCTTCTGGTTCGCTGCCCTCATAGCAGGCCTGGTGGCCGTATTTTATGCTAAACTCTTTTCCTGGGCAGAAGACATCACCCATTACATACTCCTCCACGGCAAGGTCTTCCTTTTCATCATTACCCCTGCCTGCTTTCTGATCGCCTGGTGGCTCGTACACCGCTTTGCTCCCTTTGCCGCAGGAAGCGGTATACCCCAGGTCATGGCCTCTATAGAACTCGCTACCCCAAAACACCATGATAAGGTCGATAAACTACTTAGCCTGAAGATCATTTGTATTAAAATATTGTCTAGCCTCCTGATGGTCGCGGGTGGTGGCATTGTCGGAAGGGAAGGCCCCACCATACAGATCTCAGCCTCTATTTTTCGCACCATCAACCGTTGGCTCCCCGCCTGGTGGCCGAAGATTTCCAAGCGTAATATGATCATGACCGGCGCCGCAGCCGGACTGGCCGCCGCCTTTAATACACCACTGGGAGGTATCGTATTTGCCGTTGAAGAACTCACCAAAACACATATCAGCTACTTCAAGACCGCCCTCTTTTCCGCCATCATTATCGCTGGCCTCACTGCTCAGGCATTGTTAGGTCCTTATCTATACCTCGGTTTCCCCGACGTGGACAGCCAAACATATACCATCCTTTTTTGGGTCATCCTGGTCGCTATCATTACCGGCTTACTCGGCAGCATCATGTCTAAGATAATCGTCGCCATCATCCGGTGGAAATCCACCTTTACACGCCAACGCCAAACCATCCTGTATTTACTCGCCTGCGGTCTCCTGGTGGCCACAGCAGGCTATTTCATGCATGCCAGCGCCATAGGCTCCGGCAAAGAGATCATGACCCAAACCCTGTTCACCGGCGACAAACAAGTCCCCTGGTACCTGCCACTCATGCGCATCGAAGGGTTGATCGCCTCCTTTACCAGTGGGGCCGCAGGCGGCGTTTTTGCACCCTCCCTTAGCGCTGGCGCCAGCATTGGCTCCATGGTTTCCGGATGGCATACCTTCTCTCCACAGGATACCAATATCCTCATCCTTGCCGGCATGGCCGGATTCCTCACCGGCGTTACCCGTACCCCCTTTACCTCCGCAATCCTGGTGCTCGAAATGACCAACCGCCACAGCATTATCTTTCACCTCATGCTGGCTGGTATGATAGCCAGTCTCGCGGCCCTCATCATCGACAGGCATTCCTTTTACGATCACCTCAAAATTAATTACCTGAAAAAAGTGCTCCACGAAGAAGCCCCGGCAAACTCCTCATCCACAGACCCACACAAACCGCGGGAGCAGGAAGCCTCCTGA
- a CDS encoding Crp/Fnr family transcriptional regulator has translation MESKAFDQLISYLQLFKDIPLGDRGIIRGHIRFASVKEGEVLLAEGKTARELYFVCDGILKIVTINDSGKAVTQFFLKNNQFCTILDSLTHNRPSQENIIAACDTQLIVFTREQLHALYGIIPYFKGLIGDITQQGLLDKIQLRHALMGEDATARYKKFLLRQPEIALRVSLSDIASYLGITQQSLSRIRKQLR, from the coding sequence ATGGAATCAAAAGCATTTGACCAGTTGATCAGTTACCTGCAATTATTCAAAGATATTCCTTTGGGTGACCGGGGTATTATCCGTGGGCATATCCGTTTTGCTTCAGTGAAAGAAGGAGAAGTGTTGTTGGCGGAAGGCAAGACAGCGCGGGAGCTGTACTTTGTTTGTGATGGCATTTTAAAGATCGTGACGATCAATGACAGCGGGAAGGCAGTGACGCAATTCTTTCTGAAGAATAACCAGTTTTGTACGATCCTGGACAGCCTTACGCATAACCGGCCGTCGCAGGAGAACATCATTGCGGCTTGTGATACGCAGCTGATCGTGTTTACCAGGGAGCAACTTCATGCGCTGTATGGGATCATTCCCTATTTTAAGGGGCTTATCGGGGACATTACGCAGCAGGGGTTGCTGGATAAGATCCAACTGCGGCATGCACTGATGGGAGAAGATGCCACTGCCCGGTATAAGAAGTTCCTGTTGCGGCAACCGGAGATCGCCTTACGGGTATCACTGAGTGATATTGCTTCTTACCTGGGCATAACGCAGCAATCGCTGAGCCGGATCAGGAAGCAGTTGCGGTGA
- a CDS encoding UbiA prenyltransferase family protein has protein sequence MINSSKPTALIWTVFGTAVAVSWLAFIVYFPVLIGLAIWCGALLYLFIKRTKLKWWLLLVSAWVIVPLLSFVAGSSAYFQGKATIETFGLPDEEFYNLDPDLRVWYSTSGCVVMETEPFKQTPNNWAVRFWTRLLGPQNDVYKGGYPTREEVAGYIGQGKRLHYFQSGDTVSFDEPGQPLLLEVNRYNDLDIFRKTSTAVLFELNKECLLVQPVGEGVENVVFLADKRGGKIFARYYDYPAVAATVYGIDTVYKISSTHQPYMVTGHFNADVQLDTVILVKHGVTGAVALYIKHGGGPSFVLKNGEDVGGLFEDLQWVGQLAVIKKGEVIFNNVVDGEIVGEQQVPDNKKIRLEQDGIFVHEEEGGGGGILYFKQGKYVWVQQD, from the coding sequence ATGATAAATTCTTCAAAACCTACTGCGCTAATCTGGACAGTCTTTGGGACAGCAGTTGCTGTATCGTGGCTGGCGTTTATCGTTTATTTCCCGGTGCTGATAGGGCTGGCCATTTGGTGTGGCGCATTGCTTTATCTATTCATTAAACGAACGAAGCTAAAATGGTGGCTGTTGCTTGTCTCTGCCTGGGTGATTGTACCCCTGTTGAGCTTTGTGGCGGGTAGTAGTGCGTATTTTCAGGGGAAGGCTACCATCGAAACATTTGGGCTGCCTGATGAAGAATTTTACAATCTTGATCCTGATCTGCGTGTCTGGTACAGCACCTCGGGTTGTGTAGTGATGGAAACAGAACCCTTTAAACAAACGCCGAACAATTGGGCAGTACGATTCTGGACGAGGCTACTGGGGCCTCAAAATGATGTTTATAAAGGGGGATATCCTACCAGGGAAGAAGTGGCAGGCTATATCGGTCAGGGTAAACGCCTACATTATTTTCAGTCGGGGGATACTGTTTCCTTCGACGAACCCGGGCAACCCTTGTTGTTGGAAGTGAACCGCTACAATGACCTGGATATATTTCGAAAGACAAGTACTGCTGTGTTGTTTGAACTTAACAAGGAGTGTTTACTGGTTCAGCCTGTGGGAGAAGGTGTCGAAAATGTAGTCTTCCTAGCTGATAAACGAGGTGGAAAAATATTTGCGCGGTATTATGATTATCCTGCTGTTGCTGCAACGGTCTATGGCATCGATACTGTCTATAAAATATCTTCCACGCACCAGCCCTATATGGTGACGGGACATTTTAATGCTGACGTACAATTGGATACGGTTATCTTGGTAAAACATGGTGTAACGGGTGCTGTTGCATTATACATAAAACATGGCGGCGGGCCATCTTTCGTGCTGAAAAATGGGGAGGATGTGGGCGGCCTATTTGAAGACCTTCAATGGGTGGGCCAGTTGGCGGTGATTAAGAAAGGGGAGGTGATCTTCAACAATGTTGTTGATGGGGAGATAGTTGGTGAGCAGCAGGTGCCAGACAACAAAAAGATCAGACTAGAGCAAGACGGTATTTTTGTGCATGAAGAGGAAGGCGGCGGTGGAGGTATCTTATACTTTAAACAAGGTAAATATGTATGGGTGCAACAGGATTGA
- a CDS encoding SDR family oxidoreductase produces MDKQQNKHGLQDARVVILGGTSGLGLATAIAAAEQGARVVVASSNQQRVNKALQELPAGSEGHVVNLADEVMIRQFFSRTGQFDHLVYTAGENISLAMLAATNIPQARDYFTLRYWGAFAAVKYAAPLINAGGSICLTGGIASLRPGAGWSLGASICGAMEGFMRAMAVELAPIRVNLVSPGVVRTNLWDSLSAEDRDQLYTSVGNRLPVKRVGEAADIAKAFVYLMQQAFCTGQSLVVDGGTVLV; encoded by the coding sequence ATGGACAAGCAACAGAACAAACATGGATTGCAGGATGCCCGGGTGGTGATCCTGGGCGGTACTTCGGGATTGGGATTGGCTACGGCCATTGCGGCTGCTGAACAAGGGGCACGTGTAGTAGTGGCCTCCAGTAATCAGCAGCGGGTGAACAAGGCTTTGCAGGAATTGCCTGCTGGCAGTGAGGGGCATGTGGTCAATCTTGCTGACGAGGTGATGATCCGCCAATTTTTTAGCAGGACAGGGCAGTTTGATCACCTGGTGTATACGGCGGGGGAAAATATCAGCCTGGCCATGCTGGCTGCTACGAATATCCCACAAGCGCGGGACTATTTCACCTTGCGTTACTGGGGGGCTTTTGCGGCAGTGAAATATGCAGCGCCGCTGATCAATGCGGGTGGTTCGATATGTCTGACAGGTGGTATTGCCAGTTTGCGCCCGGGTGCGGGCTGGTCGCTGGGGGCGAGCATTTGCGGGGCCATGGAGGGTTTTATGCGGGCTATGGCGGTAGAATTGGCGCCGATACGGGTGAACCTTGTATCGCCGGGGGTAGTGAGAACGAACTTGTGGGATAGTTTGTCTGCAGAAGACCGGGATCAATTGTATACTTCGGTAGGCAATAGGCTGCCGGTGAAGCGTGTGGGGGAAGCGGCCGATATTGCAAAGGCTTTTGTGTACCTGATGCAGCAGGCGTTTTGTACGGGGCAGTCGCTGGTAGTGGATGGAGGAACAGTGTTGGTGTAA
- a CDS encoding pentapeptide repeat-containing protein, producing MWTEAESPFTITASNSRLSYSGFYGKKLKKIRLTHCIADEVDFTDCDLTQAVFTGTDFRGATFSNTILTKADFVGALNYAIDPRTNKLTGARFSLPEALSFLYCLGIELVDPDDHIPIQP from the coding sequence ATGTGGACGGAAGCCGAAAGCCCCTTTACCATTACTGCTTCCAACAGCCGTTTAAGCTACTCTGGCTTTTATGGAAAGAAATTGAAAAAGATCCGCCTCACCCATTGTATCGCCGATGAGGTAGACTTCACCGACTGCGACCTTACCCAGGCCGTATTCACGGGCACCGATTTCCGCGGCGCCACTTTCTCCAATACCATCCTCACCAAGGCCGACTTTGTAGGCGCCCTCAACTATGCCATCGATCCCAGGACCAACAAACTCACCGGCGCAAGATTTTCCTTGCCAGAAGCCCTTTCCTTCCTCTATTGCCTCGGCATCGAACTCGTCGATCCCGATGATCATATCCCAATCCAACCATAG
- a CDS encoding Tgt2/MlaC family protein has product MLSLSKYSASYLIFLLTALVVKGQSRPAEDASKPVKTVVTLIRKGNDGQVFKQVDMNSVSRYLLGDYYGKATKEQLTEFNSLFQTVFSKIAFPRIRENFKELSSIAYETPKVEGTRAQVGSTIFIKHPLKMQEMKLKYILGKTTNGWKLTDVTILGDSMMESIRDDQVRPLLAAGGMEKLLGELRTKSRN; this is encoded by the coding sequence ATGCTTTCTCTTTCCAAGTATTCAGCCAGCTATCTTATTTTCCTGCTCACTGCGTTGGTGGTGAAAGGCCAGTCCAGGCCAGCGGAGGATGCTTCAAAACCAGTCAAGACTGTAGTAACCCTTATCCGCAAGGGCAATGACGGACAAGTATTTAAGCAGGTGGATATGAATAGTGTAAGCCGTTATTTACTGGGGGACTATTACGGTAAGGCCACCAAGGAGCAACTGACTGAATTTAACAGTTTGTTCCAAACGGTGTTTTCGAAGATCGCCTTTCCCCGGATACGGGAAAACTTCAAAGAGTTAAGCTCTATCGCCTATGAGACGCCAAAGGTTGAAGGCACCCGGGCGCAGGTAGGCTCTACCATCTTTATTAAACATCCTTTAAAGATGCAGGAGATGAAGTTGAAATATATTTTAGGGAAGACGACCAACGGCTGGAAACTGACTGATGTGACGATATTGGGTGATTCCATGATGGAGAGCATCCGTGATGACCAGGTGCGGCCCTTGCTGGCAGCGGGTGGAATGGAAAAACTGCTGGGAGAACTGCGGACAAAAAGCAGGAACTAA
- a CDS encoding AraC family transcriptional regulator, which translates to MKTLIQKVEPDTNQSFACRVYETPHFETNWHKHPEYELITILKGHGTALIGDHVCDYKMHDVFFIAGNLPHWFRKHHPSMVCSVLVVHFTGDCWGPGFLQMPEMKAIQTLLKKNNGLLLQKRLKKGIVPAMHALHEARGIDKLLQLFQCLHTIGTSTQYKILTEDFHDPAVAVNPAIEKIIDYSFKHFLEPVTLEEIAGVANMTIPTFCRFFKKNIKKTYFDFIRDLRISHACKLLTSTSKPILEVCYESGYKSWAHFSKQFKEVKAQTPSEYRREFV; encoded by the coding sequence GTGAAGACGCTTATTCAGAAAGTGGAGCCGGATACCAACCAGAGCTTTGCGTGCCGGGTATATGAGACGCCTCATTTTGAGACGAACTGGCATAAGCATCCGGAGTATGAACTGATCACGATCCTGAAGGGGCATGGTACGGCGCTGATCGGTGACCATGTGTGTGATTACAAAATGCATGATGTGTTTTTCATTGCGGGCAACCTGCCGCACTGGTTCCGGAAGCATCATCCCTCGATGGTATGTTCGGTATTGGTGGTGCATTTTACAGGTGATTGCTGGGGGCCTGGTTTCCTGCAAATGCCGGAGATGAAGGCGATCCAAACGTTGTTGAAGAAGAACAACGGGCTCCTGTTGCAAAAGAGGCTGAAGAAAGGGATCGTGCCGGCGATGCATGCATTACACGAGGCCCGGGGTATTGATAAGCTATTGCAATTATTCCAGTGCCTGCATACGATCGGCACTTCCACGCAATATAAAATACTCACAGAGGATTTCCATGATCCGGCAGTGGCGGTAAACCCGGCGATAGAAAAGATCATCGACTATTCTTTCAAGCATTTCCTGGAGCCGGTAACGCTGGAAGAAATTGCCGGCGTGGCGAATATGACGATCCCTACCTTTTGCCGCTTCTTCAAGAAGAATATCAAAAAGACGTATTTTGATTTTATCCGGGATCTACGGATCAGTCATGCCTGCAAGCTGCTGACGAGTACGAGTAAGCCAATCCTGGAAGTGTGTTATGAAAGCGGGTATAAGAGCTGGGCGCACTTCAGCAAGCAGTTTAAAGAGGTGAAGGCGCAGACGCCGAGTGAATACAGGAGGGAGTTTGTGTAG
- a CDS encoding class I SAM-dependent methyltransferase, with product MLQKQDLAMDNTTDRPEFWESAFNEKQEMWGFEPSKSAVLAKDLFVQQSIKNILIPGIGYGRNAQLFLDNGMAVTGIEISKTAIEMARKHYGTGMIIHHGSVTDMPFDDNVYDGLFCYALIHLLDSSERAKLIRDCYDQLAENGYMVFVVISKAAPTYGQGQLISKDRYEMFGGVKLFFYDRASIQAEFGAAGLYDISEVTENYPFFFITCRKEG from the coding sequence TTGTTGCAAAAGCAGGATTTAGCCATGGACAATACTACGGATCGCCCGGAATTTTGGGAATCAGCTTTCAACGAAAAACAGGAAATGTGGGGCTTTGAGCCATCAAAGTCTGCCGTATTGGCGAAAGATCTTTTCGTCCAGCAATCCATAAAAAACATCCTCATTCCAGGCATTGGTTATGGGCGGAATGCGCAGCTTTTTCTGGACAACGGAATGGCAGTAACCGGGATCGAGATCTCAAAGACAGCTATTGAAATGGCCCGAAAGCATTACGGAACAGGTATGATCATACATCATGGTTCTGTAACGGATATGCCATTTGATGACAATGTATATGATGGGTTATTTTGCTATGCGTTGATCCATTTGCTGGACAGCAGCGAAAGAGCGAAGCTAATCAGGGACTGCTATGATCAACTTGCCGAAAATGGTTATATGGTCTTTGTGGTCATTTCGAAAGCGGCTCCTACCTACGGGCAAGGGCAGCTTATCAGTAAAGACCGCTATGAAATGTTTGGCGGGGTTAAGTTGTTCTTTTACGACCGGGCGTCGATCCAAGCGGAATTTGGAGCGGCGGGATTATATGACATCTCTGAAGTAACGGAGAATTATCCTTTCTTTTTCATTACCTGCAGAAAAGAGGGCTAA
- a CDS encoding phosphodiester glycosidase family protein encodes MHRSMGFLMAGVLLAGAVQLFVFAQTAAPADDRFVSYTVDPQKQGIKLYWRDEQQVAFKSIGNLKNWLDGKHETLVFAMNGGMYMEDRSPLGLYVEQGKTVRGINTSKGNGNFYLEPNGVFFLTADNVPGICPTATYKNQGKIKYATQSGPMLVIDGQIHPAFKEGSANLNIRNGVGILPGNQVVFAMSKEPINFYDFATYFKRLGCKDALYLDGFVSRMYLPSRNWVQTDGDFGVIVGVTENQ; translated from the coding sequence ATGCATAGATCCATGGGCTTTTTAATGGCTGGCGTGCTGTTGGCCGGGGCTGTTCAGTTATTTGTGTTTGCTCAAACGGCCGCACCTGCAGATGATCGATTTGTAAGCTATACTGTTGATCCCCAAAAGCAAGGGATCAAGTTGTATTGGCGGGATGAGCAGCAGGTGGCTTTCAAGAGCATCGGGAACCTGAAAAACTGGCTCGACGGGAAACACGAGACTTTGGTCTTTGCCATGAATGGAGGCATGTATATGGAGGATCGTTCCCCGCTGGGTCTGTATGTGGAGCAGGGAAAAACGGTAAGGGGGATCAATACTTCCAAAGGGAACGGCAATTTTTACCTGGAACCGAACGGGGTATTTTTCCTGACCGCAGACAATGTGCCGGGCATTTGCCCTACGGCGACTTACAAGAATCAGGGGAAAATAAAATATGCTACGCAGTCGGGGCCTATGCTGGTGATTGACGGACAGATCCATCCGGCCTTTAAGGAGGGCTCGGCCAACCTGAATATCCGGAATGGCGTGGGCATACTGCCTGGCAATCAGGTTGTCTTTGCGATGTCGAAGGAGCCGATCAATTTTTATGATTTTGCTACTTATTTTAAAAGGCTGGGTTGTAAGGATGCTTTGTACCTGGACGGGTTTGTGTCGCGGATGTATTTACCCTCCAGGAACTGGGTACAGACGGATGGGGATTTTGGGGTGATTGTGGGGGTGACGGAAAACCAATGA
- a CDS encoding T9SS type A sorting domain-containing protein: MAKIILIPLLLLCTFTFAQPSGYVPGTQVCWTINGIQHGYFKAAGNGERHILLSFTGWGETNCSNYQTNAPQNLLRDNGINWDGRTVRAPGDTIVWEILTVPQHNDNYMEPYARAIDTFFAKIAPIDTSNHARFHVSGLSHGVGRFWNYLSNAQSHNSPYRHIFSTTISLSGQQQDSAMLANTSRNKRNWVWVGVDDNGQTHPNLSLYNYNNMAQPKRWTLQQSTPTSTAGHNSTTWDSCHSLKGVDTTTNTWLWMVAKPDTATPPPLCPGSGGPANYVPGTQVSWTFNGRQHGYFRAPGCGERHILVAFTGDAIIDTTNYQIYAPQKLFEDAGINWNGRTVRGAGDTIVWEVLTIPNNANYWLEAYTNDIGYFLEHIETIDTSNHNRFHIAGVSHGVGRMWGYLTNDQNNTSPYRNIFSTTIGVSTTWSNIYSKISAYSVGKRHWVWHGASDANSSTPPSASTDHYNALNGDKRITLQTGGGHNAITWDSCFSLLGSDSSNNRWLWMVTPPASGLRSFTTNPAPGKATENAAAGNGELKAWPNPATTSARLSWNGKAGVAYRITVSDAAGRIRKTLAGVQGNTHTLDLSTVTKGWLFVRVEGGGEQFRLKLMKE, translated from the coding sequence ATGGCAAAAATTATCCTCATTCCCCTGCTATTGCTGTGTACTTTTACCTTCGCTCAACCATCAGGTTATGTCCCCGGCACCCAGGTCTGCTGGACGATCAATGGCATACAACATGGTTATTTTAAAGCCGCCGGCAATGGCGAACGCCATATCCTGCTTTCTTTCACCGGCTGGGGTGAAACAAACTGCTCCAATTACCAGACCAATGCGCCCCAAAACCTCCTCAGGGATAACGGCATTAACTGGGATGGCCGCACCGTGCGCGCACCTGGCGACACCATCGTGTGGGAGATACTCACTGTACCCCAACATAATGACAACTATATGGAGCCCTACGCAAGAGCCATTGATACTTTCTTTGCGAAGATTGCCCCCATCGACACCAGCAACCACGCCCGCTTCCATGTATCAGGTCTTAGCCACGGCGTAGGACGATTCTGGAATTATTTGTCCAACGCCCAAAGCCACAATAGTCCCTACCGCCACATCTTCTCTACCACCATCAGCTTATCAGGCCAGCAACAGGATTCCGCCATGCTCGCCAACACCTCGCGCAACAAACGCAACTGGGTATGGGTGGGAGTGGACGATAATGGCCAAACCCATCCCAATCTTTCCTTATACAATTACAATAATATGGCCCAGCCCAAACGTTGGACACTTCAGCAAAGTACACCTACTTCCACCGCTGGCCACAACAGCACCACCTGGGATAGCTGCCATTCCCTCAAAGGGGTCGATACCACCACCAACACCTGGCTCTGGATGGTAGCCAAACCCGATACCGCTACACCACCACCATTATGCCCCGGTTCCGGGGGACCCGCCAATTATGTGCCCGGCACCCAGGTCAGCTGGACATTCAACGGCCGCCAGCACGGCTACTTTCGTGCACCAGGCTGCGGCGAACGCCATATCCTCGTAGCCTTCACCGGCGATGCCATTATCGATACCACCAATTATCAGATATATGCACCCCAGAAACTATTTGAAGATGCCGGTATCAACTGGAATGGCCGCACCGTACGCGGCGCTGGCGATACCATTGTATGGGAAGTACTCACCATTCCCAACAATGCCAATTACTGGCTGGAAGCCTACACCAATGATATTGGCTATTTTCTGGAGCATATCGAAACCATCGACACCAGCAACCACAATCGTTTCCATATAGCCGGCGTTAGCCATGGAGTGGGAAGAATGTGGGGGTACCTCACCAACGACCAGAACAATACCAGCCCATACCGCAACATCTTCTCAACCACCATTGGTGTGTCCACCACCTGGTCCAATATTTACAGCAAGATCAGCGCATACAGTGTGGGCAAACGCCATTGGGTATGGCATGGCGCCAGCGATGCCAATAGCAGCACACCTCCATCAGCTTCTACCGACCATTACAATGCCCTCAATGGCGATAAGCGCATCACCCTCCAAACAGGTGGCGGACACAATGCCATTACCTGGGATAGCTGCTTTTCCCTGCTGGGCAGCGACAGCAGCAACAACCGGTGGTTATGGATGGTCACGCCGCCTGCTAGTGGGCTGCGCAGCTTTACCACCAATCCTGCGCCCGGTAAAGCCACTGAAAATGCAGCAGCTGGCAACGGCGAACTGAAAGCCTGGCCCAACCCTGCTACCACCAGCGCCCGCCTCAGTTGGAACGGCAAAGCGGGCGTCGCTTACCGCATCACCGTATCTGATGCCGCAGGCAGGATAAGAAAAACCCTCGCCGGTGTACAGGGCAATACCCACACGCTCGACCTGTCCACTGTCACCAAAGGATGGCTGTTTGTACGTGTAGAAGGAGGAGGAGAGCAGTTTAGGCTCAAACTGATGAAAGAGTAA